A stretch of Shewanella dokdonensis DNA encodes these proteins:
- a CDS encoding Vmh family MBL fold metallo-hydrolase, whose protein sequence is MKQLVKLWWAAVAGLLASVASANGATLQLQTYNPQQNGIFPISSTLISGPHEAMLVDAQFSTQDGAALVQLIKASGKHLTTILITCGDPDFYFGLQPIVAAFPDAKVVATQKVVDHINATKAAKIAYWGPLLKAGAPSKIIVPQATDKTQFTVDGVTVELHKANDYGAFLWIPQNRTILGGVAVVSGQHVWTADTQSVAARQSWRDDLDAMLALNPVKVIPGHYIHAMPAGVKALEFTKQYLQDFDAALKSEHGSAAVVAVMKAKYPTLAGEQSLELSAKVNTGEIQW, encoded by the coding sequence ATGAAACAATTAGTTAAACTGTGGTGGGCCGCCGTTGCCGGGTTACTGGCGAGTGTTGCCAGCGCCAATGGCGCCACATTGCAATTACAGACGTACAATCCACAGCAGAATGGGATATTCCCCATCAGCTCGACTTTGATTAGTGGGCCGCATGAAGCCATGCTGGTTGACGCACAATTCAGCACCCAAGATGGTGCCGCACTGGTACAGCTCATTAAAGCAAGTGGCAAGCATTTGACCACCATTTTGATCACTTGTGGCGATCCTGATTTCTATTTTGGTTTACAGCCGATAGTGGCGGCGTTCCCAGATGCCAAAGTGGTTGCTACTCAAAAAGTCGTCGACCATATCAATGCCACAAAAGCGGCCAAAATTGCGTATTGGGGGCCGTTGTTAAAAGCTGGTGCACCCAGCAAAATCATTGTGCCGCAAGCAACAGATAAAACGCAGTTTACGGTTGACGGTGTAACGGTAGAGCTGCACAAAGCCAATGATTATGGTGCATTTTTGTGGATACCACAGAACCGTACGATTTTAGGTGGCGTGGCGGTGGTGTCTGGTCAACATGTGTGGACCGCAGATACCCAGAGTGTGGCTGCAAGACAAAGCTGGCGTGATGATCTGGATGCCATGTTAGCGCTTAACCCCGTAAAGGTGATCCCCGGACATTATATTCACGCTATGCCAGCGGGGGTAAAGGCGCTGGAATTTACTAAACAGTACCTGCAAGATTTTGATGCCGCACTAAAAAGCGAACATGGTTCAGCCGCTGTGGTGGCGGTAATGAAAGCCAAATACCCCACGTTGGCTGGTGAACAATCGCTGGAACTCAGTGCCAAAGTCAACACAGGCGAAATACAGTGGTAA